The Daucus carota subsp. sativus chromosome 9, DH1 v3.0, whole genome shotgun sequence genome window below encodes:
- the LOC108202916 gene encoding protein EMSY-LIKE 3 isoform X2, whose protein sequence is MDYEPFDSSGTDDDLPPSHQNRVIRGANVAGNGRSGVVGAVPYARVYGETDMEAQIHHLEQEAYSSVLRAFKAQADAITWEKESLITELRKELRLSNEEHRELLGKVNADDVIRRIREWRQSGGLQPGLHTASQAVHDPVPSPSVSASRKKQKLNQSVPSQSFGGPSPFHPAVAAQNQPSSSAARRGPISRVKGKKQKSGHILPGVPSKTQYPPPGPTPRGLLGNRISGAHGSEPAGASSYSPLIGRKVRTRWPDDNNFYEAVITNYDEAQGRHSLVYDMGTANETWEWVNLTEISPEDIQWVGEDPGISRQGGYGGSGPGMNRSGGPGPGRGRGLPKGQSRKDFPPSQNGIGKKSIDDIQLLHTDALIKEVERVFGASHPNPIEMEKARKTLKDHEQALTDAIARIAEISDGESGLAEGLYA, encoded by the exons ATGGATTACGAGCCATTTGATAGCAGCG GAACCGACGATGATCTCCCTCCATCACATCAAAACAGAGTGATAAGAGGTGCGAACGTGGCAGGGAACGGAAGATCTGGGGTTGTAGGTGCTGTTCCATACGCTAGGGTTTATGGTGAAACTGACATGGAGGCCCAGATTCATCATCTCGAGCAAGAAGCGTATAGCTCAGTTTTAAGAGCATTTAAAGCTCAAGCTGATGCCATTACTTGG GAGAAAGAAAGTTTAATAACCGAGCTCAGAAAAGAATTGAGATTATCAAATGAAGAACACAGAGAGCTACTTGGAAAGGTTAATGCTGATGATGTTATCAGAAGAATAAG GGAGTGGAGACAGTCCGGTGGGCTGCAACCTGGCTTGCATACTGCTAGTCAAGCTGTTCATGATCCAGTGCCCAGTCCCTCTGTCTCGGCATCTCGCAAGAAACAGAAGTTAAACCAATCAGTACCTTCTCAATCGTTTGGCGGACCATCTCCTTTTCACCCAGCAGTGGCTGCACAGAACCAGCCTTCTTCATCAGCTGCAAGACGAGGACCTATCTCACGAGTCAAGGGGAAGAAGCAAAAAAGT GGTCACATTTTGCCAGGTGTCCCTTCAAAAACACAGTACCCTCCACCAGGTCCAACTCCTCGGGGGCTGCTTGGCAATCGTATTTCTGGTGCCCATGGAAGTGAACCTGCTGGAGCCTCGTCTTATTCTCCATTAATTGGTAGAAAAGTGAGAACCAGATGGCCTGATGACAATAACTTCTATGAAGCTGTTATAACTAACTACGACGAAGCTCAG GGTCGGCATTCTCTTGTTTATGACATGGGTACTGCAAATGAGACATGGGAGTGGGTCAATTTGACAGAG ATCTCCCCTGAGGATATACAGTGGGTGGGGGAAGACCCAGGAATTTCTCGTCAAGGGGGTTATGGTGGTTCTGGCCCCGGAATGAATAGATCTGGTGGTCCAGGTCCTGGAAGAGGTAGGGGGTTGCCAAAAGGACAATCGAGAAAGGATTTTCCACCTTCACAGAATGGCATAGGAAAGAAGAGTATAGATGATATACAATTGCTGCATACAGATGCTCTCATTAAGGAG GTGGAGAGAGTTTTTGGTGCAAGTCATCCTAATCCAATTGAAATGGAGAAGGCCAGAAAAACTTTGAAG GACCATGAACAAGCACTCACTGATGCTATTGCACGGATAGCAGAAATATCTGATGGTGAAAGTG GTCTTGCTGAAGGGCTCTATGCTTGA
- the LOC108202916 gene encoding protein EMSY-LIKE 3 isoform X1 translates to MDYEPFDSSGTDDDLPPSHQNRVIRGANVAGNGRSGVVGAVPYARVYGETDMEAQIHHLEQEAYSSVLRAFKAQADAITWEKESLITELRKELRLSNEEHRELLGKVNADDVIRRIREWRQSGGLQPGLHTASQAVHDPVPSPSVSASRKKQKLNQSVPSQSFGGPSPFHPAVAAQNQPSSSAARRGPISRVKGKKQKSGHILPGVPSKTQYPPPGPTPRGLLGNRISGAHGSEPAGASSYSPLIGRKVRTRWPDDNNFYEAVITNYDEAQGRHSLVYDMGTANETWEWVNLTEISPEDIQWVGEDPGISRQGGYGGSGPGMNRSGGPGPGRGRGLPKGQSRKDFPPSQNGIGKKSIDDIQLLHTDALIKEVERVFGASHPNPIEMEKARKTLKDHEQALTDAIARIAEISDGESDERRHFMHGQKMDRE, encoded by the exons ATGGATTACGAGCCATTTGATAGCAGCG GAACCGACGATGATCTCCCTCCATCACATCAAAACAGAGTGATAAGAGGTGCGAACGTGGCAGGGAACGGAAGATCTGGGGTTGTAGGTGCTGTTCCATACGCTAGGGTTTATGGTGAAACTGACATGGAGGCCCAGATTCATCATCTCGAGCAAGAAGCGTATAGCTCAGTTTTAAGAGCATTTAAAGCTCAAGCTGATGCCATTACTTGG GAGAAAGAAAGTTTAATAACCGAGCTCAGAAAAGAATTGAGATTATCAAATGAAGAACACAGAGAGCTACTTGGAAAGGTTAATGCTGATGATGTTATCAGAAGAATAAG GGAGTGGAGACAGTCCGGTGGGCTGCAACCTGGCTTGCATACTGCTAGTCAAGCTGTTCATGATCCAGTGCCCAGTCCCTCTGTCTCGGCATCTCGCAAGAAACAGAAGTTAAACCAATCAGTACCTTCTCAATCGTTTGGCGGACCATCTCCTTTTCACCCAGCAGTGGCTGCACAGAACCAGCCTTCTTCATCAGCTGCAAGACGAGGACCTATCTCACGAGTCAAGGGGAAGAAGCAAAAAAGT GGTCACATTTTGCCAGGTGTCCCTTCAAAAACACAGTACCCTCCACCAGGTCCAACTCCTCGGGGGCTGCTTGGCAATCGTATTTCTGGTGCCCATGGAAGTGAACCTGCTGGAGCCTCGTCTTATTCTCCATTAATTGGTAGAAAAGTGAGAACCAGATGGCCTGATGACAATAACTTCTATGAAGCTGTTATAACTAACTACGACGAAGCTCAG GGTCGGCATTCTCTTGTTTATGACATGGGTACTGCAAATGAGACATGGGAGTGGGTCAATTTGACAGAG ATCTCCCCTGAGGATATACAGTGGGTGGGGGAAGACCCAGGAATTTCTCGTCAAGGGGGTTATGGTGGTTCTGGCCCCGGAATGAATAGATCTGGTGGTCCAGGTCCTGGAAGAGGTAGGGGGTTGCCAAAAGGACAATCGAGAAAGGATTTTCCACCTTCACAGAATGGCATAGGAAAGAAGAGTATAGATGATATACAATTGCTGCATACAGATGCTCTCATTAAGGAG GTGGAGAGAGTTTTTGGTGCAAGTCATCCTAATCCAATTGAAATGGAGAAGGCCAGAAAAACTTTGAAG GACCATGAACAAGCACTCACTGATGCTATTGCACGGATAGCAGAAATATCTGATGGTGAAAGTG ATGAACGTCGTCATTTCATGCATGGTCAAAAGATGGACAGAGAATAA
- the LOC108202805 gene encoding uncharacterized protein LOC108202805 gives MFSLCSAASTSYSSKISVHGDNFPVSSYHKSFDVRGILDEKAVSNFSNGFQLQPWSSRSYSIGAMSKEFMAGLQLVDSPSALGVEKSLNFTDRVADHAELLHMTSNDNTSLISDSVSMKPESLANIKPNVQDILSGITESISASVSKGENTLTGTIDNITSSVTSALMGANEGFYTAVNKLKSSVDQTGDSAGNRLSSLSDDSKEALGRTVSVAVDLLRYAIQAAEGYLAKGGTLVVYAYGSAKGFLPAEIQNALKVSEESADKILRPAGDAFQQVYIGLEGLERSFGLDPSDPVVTLVLLLGTSGSLWGAYWFLTYAGYAGELSPQMTMELLTGKENAVLIDVRPEEFRERDGIPDLRRSARFRYASVTLPKFQGESSMKKLLKSGKDLDDTLTAAIIRNLKIVKDRSKVIVMDADGTQSKGIARSLRKLGVKKPYLMQGGFRIWGKEGLSIKELKPETPLTILNEEAEAIIKQVNPTPLKVLGFSLGFAAAVYALSEWETTLQFVGVFGVAQTIYRRLASYEGSEDFTQDLRQLLVPVQLGGQAVSWAAGKLESNGIGLSTSPSSSDVQSRVLQAAAKHESQPLDSELQDTSTESNTSSVTDSMDISQA, from the exons ATGTTCTCCCTTTGCTCTGCCGCTTCAACCTCCTACTCCTCCAAG ATATCCGTACATGGAGACAATTTTCCAGTTTCATCATATCACAAGTCATTCGATGTCAGAGGCATTCTAGATGAAAAAGCAGTTTCGAATTTCTCAAATGGATTTCAGTTACAGCCGTGGTCCTCCAGAAG CTACTCAATCGGTGCAATGAGCAAGGAATTCATGGCGGGCCTTCAGTTAGTAGACAGCCCAAGTGCTCTTGGAGTGGAAAAATCCTTAAATTTTACAGACCGAGTTGCTGATCATGCTGAACTTTTGCACATGACATCCAATGATAATACGTCCTTGATATCTGATTCTGTGAGCATGAAACCAGAGTCATTAGCTAACATAAAACCTAACGTTCAAGATATTCTCAgtggaatcacagagtccataaGTGCTTCAGTTAGTAAAGGAGAAAATACTTTGACAGGAACAATTGATAATATCACTTCCTCTGTGACATCTGCTCTTATGGGTGCTAACGAAGGTTTTTATACTGCTGTAAATAAATTGAAATCTTCTGTTGATCAAACTGGAGATTCAGCCGGCAATAGATTATCAAGCTTGTCAGATGACTCAAAGGAGGCATTGGGTCGTACAGTTTCTGTTGCTGTTGACTTATTGAGGTATGCAATTCAAGCTGCTGAGGGATATCTAGCAAAAGGGGGTACACTCGTCGTGTATGCCTATGGTTCTGCAAAAGGGTTTCTTCCTGCAGAGATACAGAATGCCCTAAAAGTTTCTGAAGAGAGTGCTGATAAAATTTTGAGGCCGGCAGGGGATGCATTTCAACAG GTTTACATTGGTTTGGAAGGTCTAGAAAGAAGTTTTGGCTTGGACCCCAGTGATCCAGTTGTTACACTTGTTCTCTTACTTGGAACCTCAGGCAGTTTATG GGGTGCTTATTGGTTTTTAACCTATGCTGGATACGCTGGAGAATTATCACCTCAAATGACAATGGAATTGTTGACTGGAAAGGAGAATGCCGTACTTATTGATGTTCGGCCCGAG GAATTTAGGGAAAGAGATGGTATCCCTGATTTAAGGCGTTCTGCACGGTTTCGATATGCCAGTGTAACACTACCCAAG TTTCAGGGAGAAAGTTCCATGAAGAAGTTGTTGAAAAGTGGAAAGGATCTTGATGACACCTTAACTGCTGCTATCATCCGGAATTTGAAAATTGTTAAG GACAGGTCGAAAGTTATAGTAATGGATGCTGATGGTACCCAGTCGAAAGGAATCGCAAGATCATTAAGGAAACTTGGCGTTAAG AAACCTTACCTGATGCAAGGTGGCTTTCGGATCTGGGGTAAAGAGGGCCTTAGTATAAAGGAGCTAAAACCTGAGACACCACTTACCATACTAAATGAG GAAGCTGAAGCAATAATTAAACAAGTCAATCCTACTCCACTAAAAGTTCTTGGGTTCAGCTTG GGTTTTGCTGCTGCAGTGTATGCTTTATCAG AATGGGAAACGACCCTACAATTTGTTGGCGTCTTTGGCGTTGCTCAG ACTATATATCGACGTCTTGCTTCTTACGAGGGGTCGGAGGATTTTACTCAAGATTTGAG GCAACTTCTTGTTCCAGTTCAATTGGGAGGACAAGCTGTTTCATGGGCTGCCGGAAAGCTGGAGAGTAATGGTATAGGCCTATCAACGTCACCTTCATCATCAGACGTACAGAGCAGGGTACTGCAGGCTGCTGCAAAACATGAATCGCAACCCTTGGATAGTGAACTCCAAGACACATCTACAGAGTCGAACACTTCTTCAGTTACTGACAGTATGGATATATCTCAAGCATAG